The genomic region CCAAGCGCCCGGCCGAACCGGTCCCGCCCCGCCCCCACCGGCACAAAACGCAGGGTCCGGCCGCGGGTCAGCCGTTCAAGCCCCCGCTTAGACGCGTCGGCGTAATACTGGGCCGGGGCCAGACCATGGGCGACCTCCGGTGCGTCGATGCCGGCCAGACGCACCGTACGGCCGTCGGCCAGACGCACCGTGTCCCCGTCGAAGACCCGGGCCACGGACACGGCATCCCGGGCCGCTCCCGGCCGGGGCGCAAACAACAGGAGCAACACGGCGAAAGCCGCCAAGAACATTGCCCCTCGTCCACGCCCACCCTGCCGTTTTCCACAAAGCGGCATCACCCCCCGCCTCCCAAAAACAAACCGGCCGCCGCGCAAGCCACGACAGCCGGTCAATACAGACATTCTTTGCGGCACGTTACTTGATCGCGCCGGGAATGAAACCGATCTTGTCGATGGCGCCCTTGATGGCGTCTTCGGAAGCCTCGCCGTCAAAGGTGGCCTGGCCTTTTTCCAGATCGACCGACACGTTGGACAGCCCCGGCACTTCGGACAGGGCCTTGGTCACGGACGCGACACACTTCGGGCAGTGCATGCCGCCGACTTCCAGGGTTTTCATGCGACCTCCTCGGACTGGTCGGCGATGTAGGCCATGGCCTCCCCGAAATCGAGGGTTCCGGTATAGATGGCCCGGCCGGTGATTACGCCTTGAAGCCCTTTTTTGGAATACGGGAAAAGCGTTTTGACGTCGTCCAAAGTGGCCACGCCTCCGGCCACGAGCACGGGCAGGTCGGTGAGGTCGAGCAGGCGCTCAAGCGCCTCCAGGTTGACGCCGGTCTGCATGCCGTCGCGGCTGATGTCGGTGTAAACGACGAAGGCGGCGCCCTGCTCGGCCAGACGCGGCACGACTTCCTCGACGGTCATCCCCGCGTCCTCGACCCAGCCCTTGACCTTGAGCCGGCCGTCCACGGCGTCGAGAGACACGCCCACACGGCCCGGGTGGGCGGCGCAGATGGCGGCAAAGGCATCGGGCTCGGCCAGGGCCAGGGTACCGATGATCAGACGCCGCACACCGGCCTCCAGATAGGCGCCTGCGGTCCGCGCGTCGCGGATGCCGCCCCCGAGCTGGACCGGGATGGAAAGCCCGGCGCAGATGCGGGAGATCAGCTCGAAATTGCGCGGCCGGCCGCTAAACGCCCCGTCCAGGTCGATCAGATGCAACCACAGCGCGCCGAGGTCCTCCCAGTGGCGGGCCATGGCCTCGGGATCGGGAGAGAAGACGGTCACTTCATCGGCCAAGCCTTGCTTGAGGCGGACGCACTGGCCGTCCTTGATGTCCACGGCCGGGAACAGGATCACAGACCAAGCTCCTTCACGCCCTGCTTGAGCCCTTCCTGGGCCAGTTCCATGGCCGAGAGCCAGCGGCCGTTTCTGGACACGAACTTCTTGGCTTCCAGGA from Solidesulfovibrio fructosivorans JJ] harbors:
- a CDS encoding heavy-metal-associated domain-containing protein produces the protein MKTLEVGGMHCPKCVASVTKALSEVPGLSNVSVDLEKGQATFDGEASEDAIKGAIDKIGFIPGAIK
- the hisA gene encoding 1-(5-phosphoribosyl)-5-[(5-phosphoribosylamino)methylideneamino]imidazole-4-carboxamide isomerase encodes the protein MILFPAVDIKDGQCVRLKQGLADEVTVFSPDPEAMARHWEDLGALWLHLIDLDGAFSGRPRNFELISRICAGLSIPVQLGGGIRDARTAGAYLEAGVRRLIIGTLALAEPDAFAAICAAHPGRVGVSLDAVDGRLKVKGWVEDAGMTVEEVVPRLAEQGAAFVVYTDISRDGMQTGVNLEALERLLDLTDLPVLVAGGVATLDDVKTLFPYSKKGLQGVITGRAIYTGTLDFGEAMAYIADQSEEVA